In the Quercus lobata isolate SW786 chromosome 5, ValleyOak3.0 Primary Assembly, whole genome shotgun sequence genome, one interval contains:
- the LOC115993012 gene encoding uncharacterized protein LOC115993012: MAKTPPNLVEDSIKPYISSKNYPQKAKGLSFYASLFSIFIYISVLYIFNLSPSALFYNTKFWFFLSNTLILIIAVDYGAYSSSNEKQDLYQEYVKRTQVKNVPSFVPQYQKIVKQSTPKQKVDSFQEKREVIVQEVQVFPERNLQVVIKSDSEKPSEDLREKIKAKTYRRSKSEQAKRVVIDESKNIITRSSETEKNEENEFSTMSDEELNRRVEEFIQRFNREIRLQSTS, from the coding sequence ATGGCCAAAACACCACCAAATCTAGTGGAAGATTCAATCAAACCGTACATTTCTTCCAAAAATTATCCTCAAAAAGCCAAGGGTTTGTCTTTCTatgcctctcttttctccatttttatttacatttctGTCTTATATATCTTCAACTTGTCTCCTTCCGCTCTCTTCTATAACACCAAGTTTTGGTTTTTCCTTTCCAACACTCTCATACTCATCATTGCCGTTGACTATGGAGCCTATTCCTCATCCAATGAGAAACAAGACCTTTACCAAGAGTACGTGAAGCGTACCCAAGTGAAAAATGTTCCATCCTTCGTTCCACAATACCAAAAAATTGTTAAGCAAAGCACTCCTAAGCAAAAGGTCGATAGTTttcaagaaaagagagaagtaaTAGTTCAAGAAGTACAAGTTTTCCCTGAAAGAAACTTGCAAGTTGTTATCAAAAGTGATTCCGAAAAGCCTAGTGAAGATTTACGAGAAAAGATTAAAGCAAAAACTTATCGTCGAAGTAAGTCGGAGCAAGCCAAAAGGGTGGTGATAGACGAGAGCAAGAACATTATTACAAGGAGTTCAGAGactgaaaagaatgaagaaaatgagTTTTCAACTATGTCGGATGAGGAACTGAACAGAAGAGTAGAGGAGTTTATTCAGAGGTTTAACAGAGAAATTCGACTTCAATCCACTAGCTAG
- the LOC115992731 gene encoding receptor like protein 29-like has protein sequence MACVCLLFVGLLVLAGEVIAEQNSNSNGGEILVMEEDELLGLFEVLGALLEDPGWAQVHPQPCTDTPWPGVQCEIGQDPPVFHVTKIHIGPDILTPPCKSSANLSESLLKLPYLKTLSLFNCFVTSPLTLSPTIFFGAFSSLEHLALVSNPTLSGEIPSSMSEITSLRVLNLAQNNLQGEIPSKIGGMVNLEQLDLSYNNIMGEIPVEIGGLESLTILDLSWNGIGGNVPSSLGQLQVLQKIDLSSNRLVGMIPPDVGKLNRLALLDLSHNLLNGPIPETLSGLEHLEYLLVDHNPINTSIPLSIGMLRNLKSLSFSGCGLTGPIPNSTATLENLTALDLDNNNLTGTIPPNLGALPNLDQLNLSYNQLSGQVQLSEEFIDKLGKRLDIRGNSGLCTSNQMYKKQNSSTYLEAPVCLNTTGPKNDKTVSDKQPDDDERMKPSWYHDKMSSIAPLQMNQKLISLTLAASFLLFVS, from the coding sequence ATGGCTTGTGTGTGTCTTTTGTTTGTAGGGTTGCTTGTTTTGGCAGGGGAGGTGATTGCAGAACAAAACAGTAATTCAAATGGGGGTGAGATATTGGTGATGGAAGAGGATGAACTTCTGGGGCTATTTGAAGTTCTGGGTGCTCTTTTAGAGGACCCTGGCTGGGCCCAAGTGCACCCACAGCCATGTACTGACACTCCATGGCCTGGTGTGCAATGTGAGATAGGTCAAGACCCTCCAGTCTTTCATGTCACTAAGATCCACATTGGCCCTGATATTCTGACCCCACCTTGCAAATCCTCTGCTAATCTATCAGAATCCCTTCTCAAACTACCTTATCTGAAGACCCTATCTTTATTCAACTGTTTTGTAACATCTCCGCTTACTCTTTCTCCAACTATATTTTTTGGTGCATTCTCTTCCTTAGAACATCTAGCTCTTGTATCCAATCCAACCCTCTCCGGAGAAATTCCTTCTAGTATGTCAGAAATTACCAGCTTAAGGGTCCTGAACCTAGCCCAAAACAACCTACAGGGAGAAATCCCCAGCAAGATTGGTGGAATGGTCAATTTAGAGCAACTTGATTTGAGTTACAACAATATAATGGGTGAAATCCCAGTAGAAATTGGAGGGCTAGAGAGTTTGACCATATTAGACCTGAGTTGGAATGGAATTGGAGGGAATGTGCCTAGTTCTCTTGGTCAGCTTCAAGTTCTACAAAAGATTGACTTGAGCTCAAACAGGCTTGTGGGAATGATTCCACCAGATGTAGGGAAGCTCAACAGGTTGGCCTTGCTTGATTTGAGCCATAATCTTCTTAATGGGCCTATCCCAGAAACACTCTCAGGTTTAGAGCATTTGGAGTATCTACTAGTTGATCACAACCCTATAAATACAAGTATACCTTTGTCTATAGGGATGCTTAGGAATCTCAAATCACTGAGCTTCTCTGGGTGTGGGCTTACAGGCCCAATACCCAACTCTACAGCTACATTGGAAAATCTCACTGCTCTTGATCTAGACAACAACAATCTCACTGGGACAATTCCTCCAAATTTAGGGGCACTTCCAAATCTTGATCAGCTAAACTTAAGCTACAATCAGCTAAGTGGGCAGGTACAACTCTCAGAGGAGTTCATTGACAAGCTTGGGAAGAGGCTGGATATTAGAGGTAATTCTGGGCTCTGCACAAGCAACCAGATGTACAAAAAGCAGAACAGTTCTACATATCTCGAAGCTCCTGTTTGTTTGAATACAACAGGACCCAAAAATGACAAAACCGTGTCTGATAAACAACCAGATGATGATGAGAGGATGAAGCCATCTTGGTACCACGACAAGATGAGTTCAATTGCTCCACTACAGATGAATCAAAAGCTCATTTCACTTACTTTAGCAGctagttttttgttgtttgtttcaTGA